In a genomic window of Meiothermus sp. QL-1:
- a CDS encoding DNA-formamidopyrimidine glycosylase yields the protein MPELPEVETTRRILEPWLLGQPIQRIIHCDPARYRRTEQAEGRRIEGVGRRGKYLILALEGSLEAVVHLGMTGGFRFAPTAHTRLTLHLPDQALYYSDPRRFGRWWVVRAGDYREIKLLQRMGPEPLSPGFTLAGFHRALARSRRSIKEVLLAQEAVAGLGNIYADEALWQSRLHPRRPASSLSPAEVRRLYAAIRKVLGRAVAAGGSTLSDQSYQQPDGRPGYFQLEHRAYGRTGQPCAHRGCPGRIAKTVVGGRGTHYCPSCQLP from the coding sequence ATGCCCGAGCTCCCCGAGGTTGAGACCACCCGGCGCATCCTGGAACCCTGGCTGCTGGGCCAGCCCATCCAGCGCATCATCCACTGCGACCCAGCGCGCTACCGCCGCACCGAGCAGGCCGAGGGCCGCCGGATCGAGGGGGTGGGGCGGCGGGGGAAGTACCTGATTCTGGCCCTGGAGGGGAGCCTCGAGGCCGTGGTGCACCTGGGGATGACCGGGGGGTTCCGCTTCGCCCCCACCGCGCACACCCGCCTCACCCTGCACCTGCCCGACCAGGCCCTCTACTACTCCGACCCCCGCCGCTTCGGGCGCTGGTGGGTGGTAAGGGCCGGGGACTACCGCGAGATCAAGCTGCTACAGCGCATGGGGCCCGAGCCCCTCTCCCCCGGGTTCACCCTGGCGGGCTTCCATCGGGCCCTGGCCCGAAGCCGGCGCAGCATCAAGGAGGTGCTGCTGGCCCAGGAAGCGGTGGCCGGGTTGGGCAACATCTACGCCGACGAGGCGCTGTGGCAAAGCCGTCTTCACCCTAGGCGGCCTGCCAGCAGCCTGAGCCCGGCCGAGGTGAGGCGGCTTTACGCGGCCATCCGGAAAGTGCTCGGCCGAGCGGTGGCGGCAGGGGGCTCCACCCTAAGCGACCAAAGCTACCAACAGCCCGACGGAAGGCCGGGCTACTTCCAGCTCGAGCACCGCGCCTACGGCCGCACTGGCCAGCCCTGTGCTCACCGGGGCTGCCCGGGGCGAATCGCCAAAACAGTGGTGGGGGGCCGGGGCACCCACTACTGCCCCTCCTGCCAGCTACCCTAA
- a CDS encoding DegV family protein codes for MRVALVTDSTSDLQQRASELGVEVVPLYVNFKGKIHKDWVEITPTEIFEGVKAGAEMPSTSQPSPADFKAVYERALQKADHVLSIHISSKLSGTVQSAQLASQDFPGKITIFDTQAASMGIGMMVERAREMLDQGADLGEVLVELERIRTDHIVRFTLATLEYLKKNGRIGGAQALLGSLLGIKPILTLRDGRVEAAGRARGEKKALAEMVEALKTWGQGRQRIRIYYLYNGSEEDLLAFKAAVQATGLPLEERATHRIGGVISTHTGPGVVGFYAYSL; via the coding sequence ATGAGAGTAGCCCTCGTAACCGACTCGACCTCTGACCTACAGCAGCGCGCCAGCGAACTGGGCGTAGAGGTGGTACCGCTCTACGTCAACTTCAAGGGCAAGATCCACAAGGACTGGGTGGAGATCACCCCCACCGAGATCTTCGAAGGGGTGAAGGCCGGGGCTGAGATGCCCAGCACCAGCCAGCCCTCCCCGGCCGATTTCAAGGCTGTGTATGAGCGGGCTTTGCAAAAGGCCGACCACGTGCTCTCCATTCACATCTCCTCCAAGCTCTCCGGCACGGTGCAGTCGGCCCAGCTCGCCAGCCAGGACTTCCCCGGCAAAATCACCATCTTCGACACCCAGGCCGCCAGCATGGGCATCGGGATGATGGTGGAGCGGGCCAGGGAGATGCTGGACCAGGGGGCCGACCTGGGAGAGGTGCTGGTGGAGCTCGAGCGCATCCGCACCGACCACATCGTGCGCTTCACCCTGGCCACCCTGGAGTACCTCAAGAAAAACGGGCGCATCGGCGGGGCCCAGGCCCTTCTGGGCAGCCTCCTGGGCATCAAGCCCATCCTGACCCTGAGGGATGGACGGGTGGAGGCGGCGGGCCGGGCCCGGGGCGAGAAAAAAGCCCTGGCCGAGATGGTGGAGGCCCTGAAAACCTGGGGCCAAGGCCGACAGCGCATCCGCATCTACTACCTCTACAACGGCTCGGAAGAGGACCTCCTCGCCTTCAAGGCCGCCGTGCAGGCCACCGGGCTGCCCCTGGAGGAGCGGGCCACCCACCGCATCGGAGGGGTTATCTCCACCCACACCGGGCCCGGGGTGGTGGGGTTCTACGCCTATAGCCTCTGA
- a CDS encoding stalk domain-containing protein: MGILRLGLAFLLGFGWALAQPIATRQLLLDLGSGAAFLNGAPLVLLPPPRVVGGRALLPLRETARALGVELESLQNGAAGVRLGRLELYPGSNTARLEGRELALGEVGQVIEGVFFITARGLEAALGATLVYDPAQRALLLSYTPPASFREPNRPVARFLTDKTVYRIGEPVRVVNYSYDPDGQPLAFNFTGLEEAYFTPGERVITLVATNRAGLSSEPFTRRIQVVPEVLYTPLAYALRFYAPGRTFPDPGVLAYPLLEAVRQDEPLTLLLSNSPEQVPTSGLLYADTVSGPIRLLAHHVNATGRLARLVVLASNAGAAPLGLGVERLGETAATRVVAVLGQGSLLDFWQAQPGEEMRLMPGQTLVLYRSAPLAPGQGVHLLADLRVTGPATLSVLMLEEGLWDQAMEVLPLLPSLEPDGTHVRGTFPSALRHLQVDLGTTPSRLVLGDGVQDPPLSGTDALTGQTVRLRGNYGATYRIEVQNARGSVVAFSPRGGPYAGAIRINGLLWPLPANGVLLQPDQPLLLHRETQDRLSLEFIPAPGSFLPVSLLFYRLEGG, translated from the coding sequence GTGGGAATTTTGCGTTTAGGACTGGCTTTTCTGCTTGGTTTCGGCTGGGCTCTTGCCCAGCCCATCGCCACCCGCCAGCTTTTGCTGGACCTGGGGAGTGGGGCGGCCTTTCTGAACGGCGCGCCCCTGGTCCTGCTGCCCCCTCCTCGGGTGGTGGGGGGGCGGGCCCTGCTGCCGCTGCGGGAGACGGCGCGGGCTTTGGGGGTGGAGCTGGAGAGCCTCCAGAACGGTGCGGCTGGGGTCCGGCTGGGCCGGCTCGAGCTCTACCCCGGCAGCAACACGGCCCGGCTGGAGGGGCGGGAACTGGCCCTGGGGGAGGTGGGCCAGGTCATCGAAGGGGTGTTCTTCATCACCGCCCGGGGCCTCGAGGCCGCCCTGGGGGCCACGCTGGTCTACGACCCGGCCCAGCGCGCTCTCCTCCTGAGCTACACCCCCCCAGCTTCTTTTCGGGAACCCAACCGGCCGGTGGCCCGCTTCCTTACCGACAAGACCGTCTATCGCATCGGTGAGCCGGTGCGGGTGGTGAACTACTCCTACGACCCGGACGGCCAGCCGCTGGCCTTCAACTTCACCGGGCTGGAGGAGGCCTACTTCACCCCGGGGGAGAGGGTCATCACCCTGGTGGCCACCAACCGCGCGGGCCTCAGCAGCGAGCCCTTTACCCGCCGCATCCAGGTGGTGCCCGAGGTGCTTTACACCCCGTTGGCCTATGCCCTGCGCTTCTATGCGCCAGGCCGCACCTTCCCCGACCCCGGGGTGCTGGCCTACCCCTTGCTGGAAGCTGTGCGCCAGGACGAACCGCTTACGCTTCTGCTCTCCAACTCGCCCGAGCAGGTGCCCACCTCGGGCCTCCTCTACGCTGATACGGTAAGCGGTCCTATCCGCCTGCTGGCCCACCATGTGAACGCCACCGGGCGTCTGGCCCGGCTGGTGGTGCTGGCGAGCAATGCCGGCGCGGCCCCCCTTGGACTGGGGGTGGAGCGGCTGGGGGAGACCGCGGCCACCCGGGTGGTGGCGGTGCTGGGCCAGGGCAGCCTGCTGGACTTCTGGCAGGCCCAGCCGGGCGAGGAGATGCGGCTGATGCCCGGGCAGACGCTCGTGCTCTACCGCTCGGCCCCGCTGGCGCCGGGCCAGGGGGTGCACCTGCTGGCCGACCTGCGGGTCACGGGTCCAGCAACGCTGAGCGTGCTGATGCTGGAGGAGGGGCTTTGGGACCAAGCGATGGAGGTGCTTCCCCTGCTGCCCAGCCTCGAGCCCGATGGCACCCACGTGCGCGGCACCTTTCCCTCAGCCCTCCGCCACCTCCAAGTAGACCTCGGCACCACCCCCAGCCGCCTGGTCCTGGGGGATGGGGTGCAGGACCCACCTCTTTCCGGTACCGATGCCCTCACCGGCCAGACGGTGCGCCTGCGGGGCAACTACGGCGCGACCTACCGCATCGAGGTCCAAAACGCGCGCGGCAGCGTGGTGGCCTTCTCCCCGCGCGGAGGGCCCTACGCTGGGGCCATCCGGATAAACGGCCTTCTGTGGCCTTTGCCGGCCAACGGGGTTCTGCTGCAGCCCGACCAGCCGCTGCTCTTGCACCGGGAGACCCAGGACCGGCTCAGCCTGGAGTTCATCCCGGCTCCCGGTTCCTTCCTGCCGGTCAGCCTGCTGTTTTACCGCCTGGAAGGGGGATGA
- a CDS encoding DegV family protein codes for MSSIAFVADSTLGLSPQEALQQGVHLVPQQVIVEGKSFRDYLEITPEQVVEAQLAGKRVSTSQVSATDLEALYHALLQRFERVLSVHVSSRLSGTYAVACMVAERFGPRVKVVDSLSLNGGLSFVLEEARRRLGAGTPWERLEEALRSFLAQVRGYVLPATLAYLHRGGRISGLAHFVGFLLKVLPVLEVHQGWVRPIERARGWPKGLQRLAWAFHRAYPQGARVILAHAHHPQGAEALRRLVSQEGVVIEGVRQAGPAVAAHTGPGTVALFAAPKHG; via the coding sequence ATGTCCTCCATCGCCTTCGTGGCCGACTCCACCCTGGGCCTTTCCCCCCAGGAGGCCCTGCAGCAAGGGGTCCACCTCGTCCCCCAGCAGGTCATCGTTGAGGGGAAAAGCTTCCGCGACTACCTGGAGATCACCCCTGAGCAGGTGGTCGAGGCCCAGCTCGCTGGGAAAAGGGTGAGCACCAGCCAGGTTTCCGCCACCGACCTCGAGGCCCTCTACCATGCGCTTCTCCAGCGGTTTGAGCGCGTCCTATCGGTCCACGTCTCGAGCAGGCTCTCCGGCACCTACGCCGTTGCCTGCATGGTGGCCGAGCGCTTTGGGCCCCGCGTCAAGGTCGTCGACAGCCTGAGCCTGAATGGGGGGCTTTCCTTCGTGCTGGAAGAGGCCCGGCGCAGGCTTGGGGCAGGCACGCCCTGGGAGCGGCTGGAGGAAGCCCTGAGGTCCTTTTTGGCCCAGGTGCGCGGCTATGTGCTGCCCGCTACCCTGGCCTATCTCCACCGCGGCGGACGCATCAGCGGCCTGGCCCATTTCGTGGGCTTCTTGCTCAAGGTTTTGCCGGTGCTCGAGGTACACCAGGGGTGGGTGCGGCCCATCGAACGGGCCCGGGGCTGGCCTAAAGGCCTGCAACGGCTCGCCTGGGCCTTTCACCGGGCTTATCCCCAGGGGGCCCGGGTCATCCTGGCCCACGCCCACCACCCCCAGGGCGCGGAAGCCCTTCGACGGCTGGTAAGCCAGGAGGGTGTGGTCATCGAGGGGGTGCGCCAGGCCGGCCCTGCGGTGGCCGCCCACACCGGCCCGGGCACCGTGGCCCTGTTCGCTGCCCCCAAGCACGGCTGA
- the glp gene encoding gephyrin-like molybdotransferase Glp has product MRQNLSVEEALEAILEGARPIAELEPLPLAQAYGRTLGAELSARVSHPAADDTAVDGYACREADTRGASPENPVRLRVVGLAPAGQPFSQEVGPGQAVQVFTGAPIPLGADAVVRVEDTRREGEFVWLLRPASPADIRRRGEDLVEGQTYLHKGDLLTPARVGLAAAMGHPVLPVVRRPRVGLLTTGDEVVEPGEPLPYGGVYNANSYTVAGLVEEAGGEPVFLGKAPDSPEELRTHLAQTQGLDLLVTTGGVSMGERDVVRKLLEAEGQIHFWRVRIQPGGPLLWATWNGLPLLGLPGNPVSAMVSFLLFGRPLLFRLLGRSDPPYQQLRAVAETRFEANPARRAYRRGILRWAGGYRVASTGSQSSVVLRSMAVGNALVVVEAGKPVRAGEEVEVIPLPGGKTAG; this is encoded by the coding sequence ATGCGGCAGAATCTATCGGTGGAAGAGGCCCTGGAGGCCATTTTGGAAGGGGCCAGGCCCATCGCCGAGCTCGAGCCCCTCCCCCTGGCCCAGGCCTACGGGCGCACCCTGGGGGCCGAGCTTTCAGCCCGGGTCAGCCACCCCGCTGCCGACGATACCGCGGTGGACGGCTACGCCTGCCGCGAGGCCGATACCCGTGGGGCCAGCCCGGAAAATCCGGTGCGGCTGCGGGTGGTGGGGCTGGCTCCCGCCGGCCAGCCCTTTTCGCAGGAGGTGGGGCCGGGCCAGGCAGTGCAGGTTTTCACCGGTGCTCCCATTCCCCTGGGGGCCGACGCGGTGGTGCGGGTGGAGGACACCCGGCGCGAGGGAGAGTTCGTCTGGCTGTTGCGGCCCGCTTCCCCCGCCGACATCCGCCGCCGGGGCGAGGATTTGGTGGAGGGACAGACCTACCTGCACAAAGGCGACCTGCTCACCCCAGCGCGGGTGGGGCTGGCCGCGGCCATGGGGCACCCAGTCCTGCCGGTGGTGCGGCGGCCCCGGGTGGGCCTTCTGACCACCGGCGACGAGGTGGTGGAGCCCGGGGAGCCGCTGCCCTACGGCGGGGTCTACAACGCCAACAGCTACACCGTGGCGGGGCTGGTGGAGGAGGCCGGGGGGGAGCCCGTGTTTTTGGGGAAGGCACCGGATAGCCCCGAGGAGCTGCGAACCCATCTGGCCCAAACACAAGGGCTCGACCTGCTGGTGACCACGGGCGGGGTCTCGATGGGCGAGCGCGATGTGGTGCGGAAGCTTTTGGAAGCAGAAGGGCAGATTCACTTCTGGCGGGTGCGCATCCAGCCCGGCGGCCCCCTGCTTTGGGCCACCTGGAACGGCCTGCCCTTGCTGGGCCTTCCCGGCAACCCGGTCTCGGCCATGGTGAGCTTTCTGCTCTTCGGACGGCCCCTCCTCTTCCGGCTGCTGGGCCGCTCCGACCCCCCCTACCAGCAGCTCAGGGCGGTGGCCGAGACCCGTTTTGAGGCCAACCCCGCCCGCCGGGCCTACCGCCGAGGCATCCTGCGCTGGGCAGGGGGCTACCGCGTGGCCTCCACCGGCAGCCAGTCCAGCGTGGTGCTCCGCTCGATGGCCGTCGGCAACGCCCTGGTGGTGGTGGAGGCCGGAAAGCCGGTGCGGGCCGGGGAGGAGGTGGAGGTCATCCCCCTTCCAGGCGGTAAAACAGCAGGCTGA
- a CDS encoding Crp/Fnr family transcriptional regulator, which yields MKRVRRKEVIYRAGDRAEAIYQLERGLVRIVEILPDGRQLTLRHVLPGDYFGEEALSERQYRYTAEALTEAAACALDPRALSNDDLRALAANLACQMAQVQAYETHLQWGELRSRICRYLLYLAGTAAQGQDERGVYVTASHEEIADATASTRESVSKLLSDLRQEGLLDTGYRKIYLVDRQRLELEAEHRLLQAV from the coding sequence ATGAAGAGGGTACGCAGAAAAGAGGTCATCTACCGCGCCGGCGACCGGGCCGAGGCCATCTACCAGCTCGAGCGGGGCCTGGTGCGGATCGTAGAGATCCTGCCCGATGGGCGGCAGCTCACCCTGCGGCACGTGCTGCCGGGGGACTACTTCGGCGAGGAGGCCCTCTCGGAAAGGCAGTACCGCTATACCGCCGAGGCCCTGACCGAGGCCGCCGCCTGCGCCCTTGACCCAAGGGCCCTATCCAACGACGACCTGCGGGCCCTGGCGGCCAACCTGGCCTGCCAGATGGCGCAGGTGCAGGCCTACGAGACCCACCTGCAGTGGGGCGAGCTGCGCAGCCGCATCTGCCGCTACCTGCTCTATCTCGCGGGTACCGCGGCCCAGGGGCAGGACGAGCGGGGGGTGTACGTCACCGCCAGCCACGAGGAGATCGCCGACGCCACCGCCTCCACCCGCGAGTCGGTGAGCAAGCTGCTCTCCGACCTGCGCCAGGAGGGTCTGCTGGATACCGGCTACCGCAAAATCTACCTGGTGGACCGCCAGCGCCTGGAGCTCGAGGCCGAACATCGCCTGCTGCAAGCGGTCTGA
- the dtd gene encoding D-aminoacyl-tRNA deacylase produces MRAVVQRVSEARVVVEGQTVGQIGAGLLILLGVGRGDTQEDALYLARKIAALRVFPDEAGRMNRALGEVGGEALVVSQFTLYGDTRRGNRPSFTEAAPPDEGRRLYERFCELLAQQGLHVETGVFQAHMAVHLVNDGPVTLWLDSSERHSPRRLHR; encoded by the coding sequence GTGCGCGCGGTGGTGCAGCGGGTATCCGAAGCCAGGGTGGTGGTGGAGGGCCAGACGGTGGGGCAGATTGGGGCCGGCCTGCTCATTCTGCTGGGGGTGGGCCGGGGCGACACCCAGGAGGACGCCCTCTACCTGGCCCGCAAAATCGCGGCCCTGCGGGTCTTTCCCGACGAGGCCGGCCGGATGAACCGGGCTTTGGGGGAGGTGGGGGGCGAGGCGCTGGTGGTCTCGCAGTTTACCCTCTACGGCGATACCCGTCGGGGCAACCGGCCCAGTTTTACTGAGGCGGCCCCACCGGATGAGGGCCGGCGGCTTTACGAGCGCTTCTGTGAGCTGTTGGCCCAGCAGGGGCTTCACGTGGAGACCGGGGTCTTCCAGGCCCACATGGCGGTGCACCTGGTCAACGACGGGCCGGTGACGCTATGGCTTGACTCGAGCGAGCGGCACAGCCCCCGCCGGCTGCACCGCTGA
- a CDS encoding alanine--glyoxylate aminotransferase family protein: MHRPRLLTPGPVELHPKALEALSRPQLHHRSDAAKQVFLQAKAGLEQAFQTQGQVLMLTGSGTLGMDALVRNLFAPGSRVLVPVHGNFSERWARIALEAGLCVERVELAWGRVVRPEHLEGPAGPFEGLLLTHSESSTGALNDVRTLAQAFKARYPEALVVVDAITSLFVSEFALEAWGLDAAVAGSQKGLMCPPGLAYVALSPRAIERLRPRDFYLNLASELKVQKDGESAWTPAINLVAATAAVLEELLPRLPEHLALKRQQNEILYAAGEALGLQPVPEVRSPATTCFYLPEGATYAQVKAAFAARGATIIGGQGQLKGKVFRVSLMGYSDLYDAHAVAQMMREALGPFCDL; this comes from the coding sequence ATGCACCGCCCCCGCCTGCTCACCCCTGGCCCGGTAGAGCTTCACCCCAAGGCTCTGGAGGCGCTTTCCAGGCCCCAGCTTCACCACCGCTCGGATGCCGCCAAACAGGTCTTTCTCCAGGCCAAAGCCGGGCTGGAGCAGGCCTTCCAGACCCAGGGCCAGGTCCTTATGCTTACGGGCTCGGGCACCTTGGGCATGGACGCGCTGGTGCGGAACCTCTTTGCCCCGGGCAGCCGGGTGCTGGTACCGGTGCACGGCAACTTTTCCGAGCGCTGGGCCCGCATCGCCCTGGAGGCCGGTCTCTGCGTGGAACGGGTGGAGCTGGCCTGGGGGCGGGTGGTGCGGCCAGAGCACCTGGAGGGCCCCGCGGGGCCCTTTGAGGGTCTACTGCTCACCCACTCTGAGTCCTCCACCGGCGCCCTGAACGATGTGCGCACCCTGGCCCAGGCCTTCAAGGCCCGATACCCCGAGGCCCTGGTGGTGGTGGACGCCATCACCAGCCTGTTCGTGAGCGAGTTTGCCCTCGAGGCCTGGGGGCTCGACGCGGCGGTGGCGGGCTCGCAAAAGGGCCTGATGTGCCCTCCGGGCCTGGCCTATGTGGCCCTGTCGCCTAGGGCTATTGAGCGCCTCAGGCCCCGCGACTTCTACCTGAACCTGGCCTCCGAGCTTAAAGTACAGAAAGACGGCGAGTCGGCCTGGACCCCCGCCATCAACCTGGTGGCGGCCACGGCGGCGGTGCTGGAGGAGCTGTTGCCCCGCTTGCCGGAGCACCTGGCCCTCAAAAGGCAGCAAAACGAAATCCTCTACGCTGCCGGCGAGGCCCTGGGCCTGCAGCCCGTGCCCGAGGTGAGAAGCCCGGCCACCACCTGTTTTTACCTCCCTGAAGGAGCGACATACGCCCAGGTCAAGGCGGCCTTTGCTGCGCGGGGGGCCACCATCATCGGGGGGCAGGGGCAGCTCAAGGGCAAGGTTTTCCGGGTTTCCCTCATGGGCTACTCCGACCTCTACGACGCCCACGCGGTGGCGCAGATGATGCGGGAGGCGCTGGGGCCCTTTTGCGACCTGTAA
- the serA gene encoding phosphoglycerate dehydrogenase: MWKILVTDEMRLGEVRHPGVRLDYCPGMPREEILRVIGQYDALITRSRTQVDAKLLEAGTRLKVVGRGGVGVDNVDLEAASRRGILVVNVPEANTRSAAELAWALLLAVARGVVDSDRKIRQGQWDRKYLGLELDRKTLGIVGLGRIGSQVAKFAKGFDMRVLAYDPYIPRSRAQSLGVELYDDLADMLRQCHFLTVHTPLTEETRGMIGRRELYLLPKGAVVVNAARGGIVDEKALVEVLDEGHLWGAGLDVFVEEPPNAEHPLVHHPKVVHTAHLGANTLEAQHRVGEAVLERVIETLQGNLAHALNTGFDPEGLQLFSAWLPLGEALGKLLAQITQGRPQAVEVSFYGEFEKNPEPIASAVAKGLLEQVLGVGAANLVSARPLLRDRGIALVTRQVGESLDYRQVLEVRLETDRETRRARGAVLGGKPRIVGIDDHTVEAVPSGHMLVCVNRDRPGVVGKVGTLLGQNNINIAGMQLGRDHPGGHALFVLAIDERPSEAVMEALRGLDVLERVDLAAL, translated from the coding sequence ATGTGGAAGATTCTGGTCACCGACGAGATGCGCTTGGGCGAGGTGAGGCACCCTGGGGTGCGGCTTGACTACTGCCCCGGCATGCCCCGGGAGGAGATTCTAAGGGTCATCGGGCAGTACGACGCCCTCATCACCCGCAGCCGGACCCAGGTGGACGCCAAGCTTCTGGAGGCCGGCACCCGGCTCAAGGTGGTGGGCCGGGGCGGGGTGGGGGTGGACAACGTGGACCTGGAGGCCGCCAGCCGCCGCGGCATCCTGGTGGTGAACGTGCCCGAGGCCAACACCCGCTCGGCGGCGGAGCTGGCCTGGGCCCTGCTTTTGGCGGTGGCCCGGGGGGTGGTGGACTCCGACCGGAAGATCCGCCAGGGCCAGTGGGACCGCAAGTACCTGGGCCTGGAGCTCGACCGCAAGACCCTGGGCATCGTAGGCCTGGGGCGCATTGGCAGCCAGGTGGCCAAGTTCGCCAAGGGCTTCGACATGCGGGTGCTGGCCTACGACCCCTACATCCCCCGCAGCCGGGCCCAGAGCCTGGGGGTGGAGCTATACGACGACCTGGCCGACATGCTGCGCCAGTGCCACTTCCTCACCGTTCACACCCCCCTCACCGAGGAGACCCGGGGCATGATCGGCCGCCGCGAGCTGTACCTCTTGCCCAAGGGGGCGGTGGTGGTGAACGCGGCGCGGGGCGGGATTGTGGACGAGAAAGCCCTGGTAGAGGTCTTGGATGAGGGGCACCTGTGGGGGGCTGGGCTGGACGTCTTCGTGGAGGAGCCGCCCAACGCCGAGCACCCGCTGGTGCACCACCCCAAGGTGGTTCACACCGCCCATCTGGGGGCCAACACCCTAGAGGCCCAGCACCGGGTGGGCGAGGCGGTGCTGGAGCGGGTGATTGAGACCTTGCAGGGCAACCTGGCGCACGCCCTCAACACCGGCTTTGATCCCGAGGGGCTCCAGCTCTTTTCGGCCTGGCTGCCTTTGGGCGAGGCGCTGGGCAAGCTGCTGGCCCAGATTACCCAGGGCCGCCCGCAGGCGGTGGAGGTCTCCTTCTACGGCGAATTTGAGAAGAACCCCGAGCCTATCGCTTCGGCGGTGGCCAAGGGGCTTTTGGAGCAGGTGCTGGGCGTAGGGGCGGCCAACCTGGTCTCGGCCCGGCCCCTCCTGCGCGACCGGGGGATTGCCCTGGTGACCCGCCAGGTGGGGGAGTCGCTCGACTACCGGCAGGTGCTGGAGGTGCGCCTCGAGACCGACCGGGAGACCCGGCGGGCCCGGGGGGCGGTGCTGGGGGGCAAGCCCCGCATCGTGGGCATTGACGACCACACGGTGGAGGCCGTGCCCAGCGGGCACATGCTGGTCTGCGTCAACCGCGACCGGCCCGGGGTGGTGGGTAAGGTGGGCACGCTGCTTGGCCAGAACAACATCAACATCGCGGGGATGCAGCTAGGCCGCGACCACCCCGGCGGCCACGCCCTCTTCGTGCTGGCCATCGACGAGCGCCCAAGCGAGGCGGTGATGGAAGCCCTGAGGGGGCTAGACGTGCTCGAGCGGGTAGATTTGGCGGCCTTGTGA
- a CDS encoding complex I NDUFA9 subunit family protein, which yields MRVLLVGGSGYVGTHLARHLLQLGHQVTVASRRGEGPLKVRYVVADAARGEGLDEAARGQEALIYLVGIIRERGDQTFHQAHVEGVRHALVAAQRAGIRRFVHMSALGATRGTGIRYFETKALGEELVQQSGLDWTVLRPSLIFGEGDEFFGKILRGLVTAPLPFIPLIGDGRFPFRPIWVGDVAAAFAQALERPSTFYRSYNLVGPKEYTFRQLLLLVREALGSRKPLLSIPLALMDLLVPLLSPLPFSPITLDQYRQLKLGNTANPTYMRQAFSLEERSLEAELPVILKRRRQPAA from the coding sequence ATGAGGGTCCTCCTCGTAGGAGGCAGCGGCTACGTGGGCACCCACCTGGCCCGCCACCTTCTGCAGCTAGGGCACCAGGTGACGGTGGCCTCCCGGCGCGGTGAGGGCCCCCTGAAGGTACGCTACGTGGTGGCCGACGCGGCGCGGGGGGAGGGGCTGGACGAGGCTGCGCGGGGCCAGGAGGCCCTCATCTACCTGGTGGGCATCATCCGCGAGCGGGGCGACCAGACCTTCCACCAGGCGCATGTGGAGGGGGTGCGCCATGCGCTGGTGGCGGCCCAGCGCGCGGGCATCCGACGCTTCGTGCACATGTCGGCCCTGGGCGCTACCCGCGGCACGGGCATCCGCTACTTCGAGACCAAGGCCCTGGGGGAGGAGCTGGTGCAGCAATCCGGGCTGGACTGGACTGTTCTGCGCCCCAGCCTCATCTTCGGCGAGGGGGACGAGTTCTTCGGCAAAATCCTAAGGGGGCTGGTGACCGCTCCCCTGCCCTTCATTCCCCTGATCGGCGACGGGCGCTTCCCCTTTCGCCCCATCTGGGTGGGCGACGTGGCCGCGGCCTTTGCCCAGGCTCTGGAGAGGCCCTCCACCTTCTACCGCAGCTACAACCTGGTGGGGCCCAAGGAGTACACCTTCCGCCAGCTCCTGCTGCTGGTGCGCGAGGCCCTGGGCTCTCGCAAGCCCTTGCTTTCCATCCCCCTGGCCCTCATGGACCTGCTGGTGCCCCTCCTTTCTCCCCTCCCCTTCAGCCCCATCACCCTTGACCAGTACCGCCAGCTCAAGCTGGGCAACACGGCCAACCCCACCTACATGCGCCAGGCCTTTAGCCTGGAGGAGCGCAGCCTGGAGGCAGAACTGCCAGTCATCCTGAAGCGCCGGCGCCAGCCGGCTGCATAG